In Pirellula sp. SH-Sr6A, the DNA window GACCGGAGGCTTTGATCTGAACGTTTGTACCGGGAGGGACTGGACCCAACACCGCTTGCCAACCTCGGTCTGAAGCGATCTCCGTTGCGGTCGGTTTGGCGTTGGGCTCGTCGAGTGAAATGCCCTGGAGGAGCAACGAAGAACGGGCGATATCCATACCGAAGTCCAAGTCATCGACAAAGCATCGCCAGCGGAGGGACAATCCGGACCATTGGTCTTCCATCGCTTGAAAGAATCGTTTTGACGACGTCATGCCGTAGTCGAGGTTTCCTCGATAGATCGTTTGGAAATCTTTTGAGAGCTCAGGATGTCCCATGAGGAACGTGCAGGCCGCCCAACTCCAGGAATAACGTTCCATTCGTTGTTGACGCATGTCCGGGAATGAGACGATTGCAGAGAGCTTGGGTGCAGTTTTTTGTTCAAGTGTTTCGCGGATGAGTCGGAGACGTCCCCAGCTGGGAACGTCCTCTGGTTTGGTGGGGAAATAGCCCAATTCCAGTCGTTCCTGTTGGAATCGATGCGTCCCGAGGAGATCGGCCATTCCCTCCATGAGCCATGGGGATCCTGCGCCTCCCTGCCATCGATACATGACCCAGTGGGTTGCTTCGTGCAGGAACAGGAGTCTGCGGTAATAGGTACTAGATTGCTCAACGACGTAGAGTTGATCTCCGAGCTGGAACCCATCCTCCAACCGTGGTACCTGAGCAAGAAGGCCACTTCGCTCCCATCGCGCGCGATCGCCGACGAGATAGACGACCGGCCCGGAGCCTTGAAGCTTGGCGGGAGGGGGAGCAAAGATTCGCTTCCACTGCTCGGTAGCTTGCTCCAGGTAGGCAGGCCATCGCTTCAGTTCGTCGTCGATCTCGAGATCGGTAATCAGCCGCATGTTCGGCGCGACCAACTCGTGGAAGCCTTCGTTCGTCGTGCGAACCTCTTGCGTGAAACCGCTGGGAACGAGAGATTGCACCGATGTCAACCAGGCGACCAGTAGGATGGTAAGACTCAACCCACCGCTAGTGAACCGACGCATAGGCTTTGGATCCTTGGCTGAGGTAGCTCGCGTGAGTCGAGCCTTTTACTACTTACCGGCCAGTTGCGATTGAATTTGCAATGCCAACTCGACAGCTTCGCTGGCCAATTGGCCGCTCAGTCGCGGCGCCACTTGTCGGGTTCGAACGCTTTCAGCCATGTCGCGAATTTCGGCGACGAAGGCATCGATCTCGTCTCCGCCGGGGAGATCGGGGCGCAGGATCTGGCCATCGCGCGTGAGGATTTTGAGCGGCATGGTTTCCGGGGTATCGGAAAAGGCCGCGAACTCGTGTTGCAGGGCCGCGTGTTCCAGATGGAGTTCGAACGCGTGGGTAAAGGGGCGAGCAGGGGCGTTGACGATCCCCGAGCTGCTCGCGACGCAAATGTTGGGATCTTCGAAGCGGTACAGCACGTGCACATACTCTGCGACATCCCCCCGCATGCGTCCGATCGCATCGACGCTGACCGGTTTACCGAAAAGGAGTTGGATCCAATGCAAGTCATGGACATGGAGATCGACGAGCGGACCCCCGACACGGTTCGGGTCGTAGAAGTCCGGGATCCAGGTCGGATCGGAGATAACGCGTTTGAAGTAGCCGCCGATGGGTTTGCCGTACGTTCCCTTTCGCACCAATTCGGTAGCAAAAGCAAAGGCTCCCATGTAGGGGAGAACATGGGCGACCATGACGAGACGGCCATTCGCGTTGGCGGCGTCCATGATGCGTCGGCTATCTGCTGCGGTGAGGGCGATCGGCTTTTCGCAGAAGACATCCTTGCCGTGCTCGATGGCTTGTACGGCTGCATTAGCGTGCAAATGGGGCGGCAGGCAGATATCGACCACATCGATGTTGGCATCACGCAACATCGCGTCGTACGATTCGAACGCGGCGATGCCCTGAAGATGGATCTGGTCACCGGGAGGGCCAAAATTCCCTTGGATACCTCGCCAGTCCCCCGCCCGTTTCTTCGCATCTCGGGAGCAGAATGCAGCGAGGTTTGCATTGTCGCTGCGGCGATAAGCTAGTTGATGGATCCAGCCCATGAATCCGATACCAACCAATCCGACGTTTACCATGTTGCCAATTCGATTGCCCGAGTGAGAAACAAATGCTATCGGGGAGTTAGTCTACCGTTTCGGGTGGCGGGGCAGAATCGTCGTTCGGAGGGGCTGGGTCCTTTTTTTCTCTCCAAGTCGGCTTTCTTTGTCGGGCGCGCGGATGATGCGAGGCGAGCATTTCGCGCATCGGCAATTCGGTCAATGATTTCGAAAGAGGTCTCGAAGCGGCTTGGACCAACGTCGCTTCCAGCTTCTGCTCATCCATACGAAGGATCTCATTGATCTCGAACTCGACTTCGAGGCCAACTTCCAGACGGCGAAAGACCAAGCCTTTGAGAGTGGATTGGTGGAAGAAAACGTCGTCGCGAAAATGTTCGGTTCGAATGAACCCAAACTTTCGATCTTCCACGAGTTTGACAATGGTTCCGACTCGCATGAGCAACCTAACCTTCGGCCTTGATTCGGCCCACACTGCTTTGAAAGTATTTGCGGCGGCGAGCACGGACCGCTTCTTGATGATGGCTCTCGGAAAGATCTTCCCAATTCGATTTGCAGAATCGGCAACCGATCTCTTCGATATGGAATCGGATGTAATCCTTGCGATCTTCGTTCATCGCACCGAGGATGTAGCTTCCGATCTCTTCACGGGTGGGGCAGCTCAAACGGTGACGACGCCATATATCTCCGATGGAATGTACCCCATGGTCGCGTTGGGCGACCAGTTGCAGCAATCGATCTCGAATCGAGGCATCGTGACGCAACCTCTTTTCCAGCTCGGACATTTGTTCGGCTGGCAACGCCTCCTCGATATAGGCCAAGAGAGTTGCATCGTTTAAAGGGACCATGTTCGTTCTTGGCGCAACCAAGCGGGTTTTAGGTTCGATCTAACTTCGAAGTTTGCCGACGGCCAAGGTCACGTTTTGTCCACCGAAGCCGAAGCTGTTGTTCAAGGCAACTTGGATCTTCGCTGGGCGTGCGACATTGGGGACGTAATCGAGATCGCAGTCTGGATCTGGCGTTTCTTGGTTGATGGTCGGCGGCAATATGCCATCGCGAATCGCCATCAAGCAGACAATCATTTCGGTGACGCCTGCCGCGGCGATCAGGTGTCCCATCATGCTCTTGGTGCTGGAGACAGGGATCTTTTTAGCGTAATCACCAAACACTCCTTTGCAAGCAAGCGTTTCGGTTCGGTCATTCACCGAAGTGCTCGTTCCGTGCGCGTTGACGTAACCGATCTCCTCAATGTTGAGCTTGGCATCCGCGATGGCTTGCCGCATGCATCCGATCGCTCCGCGACCTTCGGGGTGGATATCGGTGATACGGTACGCATCGGCGGTGCTTCCGTAACCAAGGATCTCACCAAATATTTCCGCTCCCCGTTTGCGAGCGTGTTCGTATTCTTCCAGGATGACGATGGCCGCTCCCTCACCCAGCACGAAGCCGTCGCGCTCTTTGTCGAAGGGACGAGATGCTTTCTCCGGTGCATCATTTCGTTGCGACAAAGTCGTGAGCAGGCTAAAGCCGGTCAGCCCAAAGGGGTGAATCATGCTGTGCGCTCCCCCGGCGATCATGGCATCCGCGTCTCCACTGCGGATCAACTCTGTGGCTTCCCCGACGGCTTGGCTGCTCGCGGCGCACGCGGTCAGACAGTTGGAGTTGGGACCTTGAGCATTGAAGAGGGCGGCCAAATGGGCGGCCGGCATGTTGGGTTCTTGCTCCAATTCCGCTTTGGTGTCGAGAACTTCTCGTCCCTTGCGCAGGAATGCGGCGAGATCAAAGGGACCGTTTTGAACGGCCGCTGCCATCATGGTGGTGAAATTGTGGAAGTCCTGATTCCCTTCCCCAGCGCCCATATAAACCCCGAGGCGAGTGGGATCCAAACCGGAGTCGAGGATGCCGGATTGGCGGATCGCCTGATGGGCGGCGCCGATGGCGAATCGCGTATGGCGGCCGCGGTGACTCCACACCTG includes these proteins:
- a CDS encoding Gfo/Idh/MocA family protein, translating into MVNVGLVGIGFMGWIHQLAYRRSDNANLAAFCSRDAKKRAGDWRGIQGNFGPPGDQIHLQGIAAFESYDAMLRDANIDVVDICLPPHLHANAAVQAIEHGKDVFCEKPIALTAADSRRIMDAANANGRLVMVAHVLPYMGAFAFATELVRKGTYGKPIGGYFKRVISDPTWIPDFYDPNRVGGPLVDLHVHDLHWIQLLFGKPVSVDAIGRMRGDVAEYVHVLYRFEDPNICVASSSGIVNAPARPFTHAFELHLEHAALQHEFAAFSDTPETMPLKILTRDGQILRPDLPGGDEIDAFVAEIRDMAESVRTRQVAPRLSGQLASEAVELALQIQSQLAGK
- a CDS encoding beta-ketoacyl-[acyl-carrier-protein] synthase family protein, coding for MRRRVVVTGIGMINPLGHDVTTVWSALKESQSGVGKISLFDPTGYPTTIAAEVKAWDVSRCGEDPQVWSHRGRHTRFAIGAAHQAIRQSGILDSGLDPTRLGVYMGAGEGNQDFHNFTTMMAAAVQNGPFDLAAFLRKGREVLDTKAELEQEPNMPAAHLAALFNAQGPNSNCLTACAASSQAVGEATELIRSGDADAMIAGGAHSMIHPFGLTGFSLLTTLSQRNDAPEKASRPFDKERDGFVLGEGAAIVILEEYEHARKRGAEIFGEILGYGSTADAYRITDIHPEGRGAIGCMRQAIADAKLNIEEIGYVNAHGTSTSVNDRTETLACKGVFGDYAKKIPVSSTKSMMGHLIAAAGVTEMIVCLMAIRDGILPPTINQETPDPDCDLDYVPNVARPAKIQVALNNSFGFGGQNVTLAVGKLRS
- a CDS encoding cold shock domain-containing protein — its product is MRVGTIVKLVEDRKFGFIRTEHFRDDVFFHQSTLKGLVFRRLEVGLEVEFEINEILRMDEQKLEATLVQAASRPLSKSLTELPMREMLASHHPRARQRKPTWREKKDPAPPNDDSAPPPETVD